TCAAGATCCTCATAATCGGGATGATTCACTCTGACGGTATCCGCCAGAATTCTTGCTGAGTAGGACATATTAGCAATAGACTGATAGATTCCCGAGATCGTCAATAGATGCTTATGTCCTTCGATATATACCTCTACTACATCCCCGATCTCTTTGTTCAGCTGCTTCGCTACATTCATCCCTATCGATATCTCATCCTTGTTCTGCGGGTTCCTCCCGCTCAAGTTACTATACCCGATCTCATCATAGCTGCCATCGATCACGGTCATCGAGAAGTTCATTGGCTCGGTATAATTCGCTTCAGCCCCAGCAGGCCGGCCTGCTGTAGCAACGCCGTTCACACCCCCTATCCAATTCGTATTCTGGATCCGTGGATCGGATGCAGCTTGGAGGTCGAATGCGGACCGGGAGAAGACTGATTTATTTGTTACTTGTACTACAACATCAGTCGAATCGTAACCCCATAATGGTGAGGTCTCCTTAATGTGGCTGATACTATACAGAAGCACGAAGCCAAGTACCAGTACGGCCGACATCATCATAGACAGAAGCAGCATCAGCACCGTGGCCTTCCTATTCTTCAGCAGATTTCTAAATCCGATGACAGCTAGCAACGGCGCTCTTCCAAGCATCCCTGTCGAACTCGAACCCTTTGCCCTAGTAAGTCGTCTTGTCTGCATACTGTGCTGCGTCTCTGACATCCCGTAACGGATCGCCTGCATCGGCTGTACATGTCGCGCTTTGTTAGCATAGTAGAATACACATAATAGAATCAGAGCAAGTACCAGCAGCGCTGTTGCGACAGCCGGCCATCCCCCTCCTGGAGTGATACCAGCAGTCTTCGTCTTCAAAGACGAGAGCGCACTATCTACGATCATCCCGGATAAGAAGCGACTGGCTATAAATCCGGGAACTACCGCTACCGCCGCGATAATGATGTACTGCATCATATACACGCCAATCAGCTTCCTGGAGGTCAGGCCTAACGCTTTTATAACACCGACCGTCTTATAGTTGGACAAAATGTCATCCGATATCGTAAATCCAATCGTAAATAGGGCCACGAACATCATCATTACACCGAGAGACACCATAATGAACCCTATCATTTTATTCATGATTAGGTAGAAGGAGGACATCTCCTGGAAGCTTGTCTTCGACCCTAAATAAGGCGTGCCCATCTCCTGCTGCCATCGCTCCCAATAGGTTGAACTACGGCTGTAGTCCTCAAATCGAAGCCCCATCATATACTGATCATTACCCGGAATATCCTGAAATTGTGCTAAATAGTCCTGATGGTTCATCCAGATTCGTGCAGAGGTTGGAAAAGGAGCGCCGAACGGCATATCTACGACAACTGCCGCTACTTCCATAGTGAGCCTGCTGTCGCCCGTAGAGAATTCCAGCGTAGCACCTGGAGAAATATCATATAGATAAGCAATTGAGGAAGGAAGCCAGACGGTTCCCGGTTCAGGTACCAAGCTCTCTTTCCCCTGTGCGAACAGAAGCTCATCCACTTCATAAGGCCTGGCCGTAGTATCCATCATATACAAGTACAGGTTCAAGAGGCCGGCTGTGGGCTCATGCCCTGGTCTTGATATACCTGAAAGAGTTCTAAAAGGGATCAATGACGAGGTGGCCACCCCTTCTTGCTCTTTCCACCACTGATATACAAGCTTAGGGTCATGCACTTCTCCATCCAGGATTAGCATCTCATGAGAGCCATGTGTCTTGGCATGCATACTCGAAAATAAATTGGTCGTATTAAAGATCACTGTTACTGAGGTTACAAGAAGAATCGTCGATAACAGAATGAGCAGACCGATTAAGGCGTTATGAACCTTCTTCTTCCTTAGATTCGCCCTGCAAAGAGAGTAAGCCGCATACATTGTACTTACCCCCTTCCAGATATACAAGCAAATATGATCTTCTCCCGCTCCTCGAGCTGGTCAGCCTCAAACTTCCCAAGCTGCAAGACATCGGCGATCTTGCCGTCGTGGATCAGAATCAGTCGGTCGGCACGGCAAGCCGCTTTGATATCATGAGTAACCATGACCACGGATTGCCCCTTGCAATTCATCTCTGTCAGAATATCCAGCACGGCAACCCCATGCTCGTAATTCAAGCTGCCCGTAGGCTCATCGGCAAAAATAACGTCCGGATCATTCATCAAAGCACGAGCAATAGCAGCCCGCTGCTGCTGCCCGCCTGAGGTCTGGGCCGGAAGTCTATGCTGCTGCCCATCGATCTCCATCGCCTTCATCAGGTTTTGCACCTTTTCATCCACCTGCTGTTTGGATTGACCCTCGATATACCCGGGCAATGCAATATTCTCATATAAGGTCAGATCAGGGACAAGGTTAATGCTCTGATAGATATATCCGATCCGCTTCGTCCGGAACTTCGCCAGTTCCTTCTCCGAATAATTGTCGATCCTCTCTCCCCAATAATAAACCTCCCCCACCGTGACCGAATCAAGTCCGCTGAGAAGATACAATAGAGTTGATTTCCCTGAGCCCGAATTGCCCATGATCACCGTAAAATCTCCCTCATAAATGTCGAGGTTTAAATTTCGTATGGCATGGAATTGTTCACTGCCCGTGGAATAAGTCTTGCACAGGTTCTTCGCTTCAATGATCACCTTTTTCACAGAACATGCCCCCTCAAGTACAAACATACCCTCATTGTAAGAGGCGCATATTGATAGACCCTTATCAAAATATTAATGAAATATTACATGCAGCCTATAGTGGAATCAGGCAATAGAAAGTCGTTCCTTGTCCCTGCAAACTTCGGAAGGAAATCGTACCATGATGCGCTTCAATAATATATTTGCAGATCGACAGGCCAAGCCCACTCCCCTCTATGCCGGAGACTCTATCCGCCTTGCCTTGGAAGTAACGCTCGAACACAAACGGCATGTCCTGGGGAAGAATCCCCCGTCCTGTATCTGCAATCGTTATCTTGAACTGCCCCTGTTCCAGCTCAGTATTGACGCTGATCATGTCTCCTGGTTCTGTATGCTTCATGGCATTCGTAATCAGATTGGACACCACCTGCTCCAGCCTATGTCCATCCACATGAATCAGTACATCCGGGATGTCCGTTGGCTCAATAAAATGAACTCCCGTTGTACGCACATAGTGAGCAATTGGCTGCAGAATGGATTGCAGCAGTTCCTTGCTGTACCTCTCCTTTAACGTCACCGATATTTGTCCCAGTTCCTTCAAGGCGTGTAGGAGAAGATCCTCGGTCAGCCTGGCCATCTTCTCCGTATTGTTGTACATGACTCCGGCATATTCCATCACCGTATCCATATCCGGGCATACCCCTTCTCGCATCGCTTCGATATAGGCCTTCAAGGTTGCCAGAGGTGTCTTCAGATCATGGGAAATATTCGTGATCAGTTCTTTCTGTGCTTGTTCCTGCTCCACCCTGCGCCGACTCAGATGCTGGATCTCCATCCTCATCTGCTCAAACATCGTATGAACCTCGCCTAATTCATCTATCTGATCATAGGTCGCTTTCAGCTCGTAATTGCCCTTGAGAATTGCTTCCGAATAGTCTTTCAATTGACGAACCGGAATAAGAACATCCTGTCTAATCTTCCTTCTCAGCAAAAGCAGCGATATACACAGGATAACGACAATGACAGCAATAATAGCTGATAATAGATATAGTGCTCCGTTCGTCTTGGGAACAAACACATCCTCCGCCGGGAGCGCGAATATAGCATTACCGACTTGAGCCTGTGCCGCTTCATCAACTACCGGAAAAGCGATGCGATATTGATCCTGATCCGTTCTGGCTTGATACAAATCATAATGAAGCCCTGTTCTTACATCAATTTGCTGGAGGGCAGTATCTGAAGAAGCATTAAATAGCACCTGCCCGTCAAGACCTGTATATATGAAGCTCACTTGCGATTCCTTAGACATATTCAACAATGCATCCCGAACTTCTGCTGAGCTGGCGATCTCCTGTTCATGCTGCTCCAGGTAATGCATAATTTCGCTCACCTGTAGGCGTGCCCGATTGATAACATATCTGGAATCCTCACTCTGTCCTTGAAGATGGTCATACCAGAGAAATCCTACGCTACAGATAACTATCATAAGCAGTCCAATCCATACGGCGATCATCCATCTTCTAATCCAAACTTGCAAATACATAGAACTCTCCTATCTCAGCCAGGTCTTATTCGTCAAAGCTGAATTTATAACCCACTCCCCAAACGGTCTTAATGTATACCGGATTAGAGGGATCGGCCTCCAGCTTCTCGCGCAATCTACGAATGTACACGGTAATGGTATTCTCGTCCCCGTAAGTACTGTAGCCCCAGACGGCATCTAGCAGTTGTATCTTGGAGAACACCTGATTACGGTGCTTGCACAGGTGGAACAGCAGTTCCAATTCCTTGGCGGAGAGTGAGACCTCCCGTCCCTCTCTCGTAACCCGGTATGCCTTTCTATCGATCAGGATTGCTCCGAATTGGAGAATATCCTCGTCTTTAGGTGGAGTATGAGCTGAACTTATCATGCTCTCGACTCTTCGTAAATTGGACTTGATTCTGGCCAACAATTCAATAAGCGAGAACGGCTTCGTCATGTAATCATCTGCCCCAAAGCCAAGCCCTAGCACCTTATCCGTGTCACTGCCCCTGGCACTCAGGATAAGGATAGGGACATTATTTCGTTCACGAATCTGCCGACACAGCTCGATTCCGTCCATGTCAGGCAGCATAATGTCCAGAATGATGAAGTCCGGCTGCCAGGATTCAATTCGCTGCAGCGCATCCTTGCCATGATCAACAACCGCCGTCTCGTAGCCCTGCTTGCTGATGTAATCCTTAACAATTCGAGCGAGATCCTGCTCATCTTCGATTATTAGAATCTTTTTATATGCTGTCATATTAATCTCCTAAATCATTCACAAAGTAAAATAAACAACCTCTTCTTAACCTAATTCGTTGAAAGGAATTTATATCCTGCCTTCCTATAATCTACGAATCCGATTTGAATCCAAAATAGAGACGGATGTGCCGAACGAGTCTATTACCTGATCCAAAACCAAAAAGAACCTACTGAGTATGTGAACTCAGCAGGTTCTTTGATTGCTTACCCTAAATCCGGCTTATCGACAAAACGAATCCTCGGTGCTGCAGCGCCATGCAATTCAAAAATAATAATCTCATTGCTTCCCTCTCGAAGCAGCGGCCCAGGCACATACAGCGTTCTCTGCGGCCCGACATTCCAATAGCGCCCCAGATTAAAGCCGTTCACGAACACGACGCCCTTGATCCAACCATCCAGACTGAGGAATGTATCGGCAACACTGTTCACCGTAAACTCTCCGCGGTAGAAGGAAGGTTCCATATGACTTGATATCGGTTCGAACAAGAGATCGGATAGATCACTTAGCGGCAGCGAATGGATCGTCCAATCCGACAGGAACTGCATACCGTGCCGCACCCCCTCCGTAACTCCCTTGAGGTCCTTGATATATGGCCCATAATTTACCCGCCCCATATTCTCCACGAGTATGCTGAGGTGAGCGCCGCCTTCCGGTACTTCAAACTCAATGATGGCTCCGGACTGACTGCGATCCAGCGTACCCAGAATCCGTCCATCCAGGAACACCAGCGCCCGATCATGCAAATCCTGAATGTTAAGCGGCTGCTTTGGTCTAGGACCCGAGAGGAATGTACTATATTGAATGAAGCCGTAATCCTGTCCTAGCTTCTCCATCGGTACAGGATAGGCGGATTGGATAGGCTGGGAAATCCGTGATATATTCAGCGATAATGCAGCCTGGCCCGTCATCGCTACTTCACCGTAGGCCCGCTTTGCCACAGGCTGCGGCAGCTCTATATCGGCAAGCTTCTGATGCTTGGCAATCACTTCGCGAACAGCATAATACTTATCCGTCGGCTCGCCGCTCTCATTTAATAGAACATCATAGTCATAACTTGTAATCGTAGGCTCGTAGCTGTCCTCTGTATGTCCATTCGCCCCGTTATAGAAGCCGAAGTTGGTACCTCCATGGAACATATAGAAATTGACCGATGCCCCCATGCTCAGCATCTCATCCAGAACCTCAGCCACATCCTGGGCTGGACGAGTATGATGTCCTTCCCGCCAATGGTCAAACCAGCCATTCCAGAACTCCATGCACATGATCGGTGCATCCGACTGGTACTTGCGCAGCTTGGCGAAGGCCTCAGCAGGTCGAGATCCGAAATTCACTGTGGCCAGCACACCGTCAACCATGCCGCCCTGCAGCATATAATCTTCCGGTCCATCCGAAGTGAACAGCAGTACATCAATCCCGCGCTTGATCATCGCATCCTTCAGATAGTTCAAATAAGGCTTATCATTGCCGTAGCTTCCGTATTCATTCTCGATCTGCATCGCGATAATAGGCCCGCCCTGCGTGCATAGCAGAGGTCTCAGCTTAGGCAGCAATGCATCATAATAAGCATCAACATGCTCCAGGAACGGCTTATGATAGCAGCGCAGCCGCATATCCGGTTCCGCCAGCAGCCAGGCTGGCATGCCGCCGAACTCCCATTCCGCACATATATAAGGAGATGGCCTTACGATGACATGCAGGCCAATCTTCCCTGCTATCTCAATAAAGCGTACAAGATCGGCGATCCCCTCGAAGTTGTATTGCCCTTTCTGCGGCTCATGGATATTCCAGGCCGCATACGTCTCGACCGTATTAAAGCCACAGGCCTTCAGCTTAAGCAACCGGTCCTCCCAATATTCCGGTACGACACGGAAGTAATGAATCGCCCCGGAGATAATCTGAATCGGCTCATTATTAAAATAGAACGAAAATCCCGAATAATGAAAAGTAGACATAATTCCCTCCAAAGAATTATTTTCAGCCCATAAACTATGATTAGTGCTCCTGCTCCTGTAGATTGAAGCTTTCGGCGAACTCCTGCATATGGATGGTTCGGCCCTGGACGCGGGACTCCTCAGCTGCAAAGGCCATCAGGTGGCTCTGAACAGAATGATTCGCCGAGGTCAACCCCTGGCTCTTGCCATCAGCCCTTACCAAGTTCAGAAAATCCTTTACCAGCTTCATATCGCCGCCGCCATGTCCAACATGGCCGCCCATATCCTCGAAGCTAATCCGCTCCACCTTGCCGCTGAAATGGATCACTTCAATCTCATTCTTCTCCATGGCGCCGCGAATTTCTCCGGTTGTCCCCATCAGCTTGATCGTGCGGCTAATATCCCGTGTGAATGCACTCATGGTGAAAGCTGCAGTGACGTTGTTGGCAAATTCCAGATTGACGACCTGGTGATCGACCACATCATTGTCGCAATGATATACACAGCGGCCATAAGGCCCTTCCTGAAGCGCCTTATAACGAGCCTCATAGCTCATATCATTGCTGATTGCCGAGGTCGGCCAGTCTGTATTGTCTGTTAAATACAGGTTTGGCGCATAATACAGGCATTGATCCGCTACCGGGCAGCCGTCCAGACAGCGAAGCGGAGCGCCTTCTGGCGCCTCCGACGCCTTGAAGTGGTTGAGTGAGCCGAAGGAAGCGACTTGGGTGCAATCCGCATCGGCCAACCAGAGCAGGATATCAAGGTCATGGCAGGATTTGGCCAGAATCATCGGACTGGACTCTTCCTTGCGCCGCCAATTGCCACGTACGAAGCTGTGCGCCTGATGCCAATAGCCAACATTCTCATTATGCTGAATCGACATCAATTGTCCGATCTCTCCACGGCTCAGCAGCTCCTTCAGCGTCGAGAAGAAGGGCGCATATCTCAGTACGTGGCAGATGGAGAATACAAGTCCCGACTTGGCCGCCATTTCCCCCATTTGCATGCATTCCTCAGGATCAGGCGACATCGGCTTCTCCAGCAGAACATGATAGCCCAATTCGAGCGCCTTCATCGTCGGTTCAAAATGCTGCTTATCCTGGGTACAGATTAGTACAGCGTCGGCCAGCTTGGGCTTCGCGAACAACTCATCCCAGTGTTCGAAGCACAGTTCATCTGGAATCCCATGCCGTACCTGAAAAGCCTCTCTGCGTTCCCGTACAGGCTCCGCCACAGCCACAACCTCAAGCTCATGCGGATGCTGCACGGCATATTCCAAATAGTTAACTCCGCGCAATCCAGCTCCGACTAATGCAACCTTAACCTTCTTCATACGACCATCGTCTCCCTTTCTGCCATGTAACTATTCTTTGACACTTCCAACGGTCATTCCTTTAACAAAATATTTCTGTAAAAATGGATATACCACCATAATCGGCAGCGCCCCCATAAATATTTGCGCCGTTCGCAGCGTTTTCTCGCTTAGATTCTCCATCGCCTTGAGCTGCTCAATCGAGATCGAGGTCATCTGTGAATTGATCGCCATAATAAGAGTGGACAAATAGGTCTGAAGCGGATATTTAGCCGGTGAATTCAGGTACAATATCCCGTCAAACCAGGCGTTCCAGTGCCCTACGATCGTAAATAGCCCGATGGTTGCAATCGACGGCAGCGAGACCGGCAAATAAATGCGCCATAAAACTCTCCATTGTCCAGCGCCGTCGATCGTAGCCGCTTCGTCTAGTTCCCGTGGTATCCCCCGGAAGAAATTCAGCATCAGCACCATGTTCCAGACACTAAGCGCACCGGGCAGAATCAAAGCCCAGATCGAATCGATCAGCCCTGTGTTCTTGACGATAATATAGGATGGAATTAAGCCCCCGCTAAAGAACATCGTAACCGCGAAGAACCATACATATGGAGTTCTGAATTTAAACTGGTCATTCGACTTTGATAATGGATAAGCAGTAATAAATACAAGCAGCATATTGATCGCTGTCCCCAGCACAACCCGTTCGACAGAGACACCCAACGATCTGAAAAACTCGACCTTCTGACCCAGGTACCGGTAAGCATCGAGATTGAACCCAACTGGCCACAAACTCACTTCGCCGGCCATAGCCGCTGTGTTAGAGCTTAGGGAAATTGCGGCCAAATGAATAAATGGAATTATACCCAGTAAGGTAATTATGGTGAGCAGCAGTGCATTTCCGAACACAAATATTTTTCTGCTGATGGTTGACTTGTGCATCTCTTATTACCTCCTGGCTAAAAGATTCGATAATCGTTATATTTATAGGCCAAATAATAGGTAGCCGACACCATGATCAGTGAGACTACGGATTTGAACAACCCGATGGCTGCGGCCGGACCAAACTGCATGCTGAACATACCGAGACGGTACACGAATGTATCTATAATATCGCCGCCCTGATAGACGGTCGGATTGTACATAATTAAGATCTGCTCGAAACCTGCATTGAGAATACCACCCAGGCTAAGCACTCCAAGTAGAACCAGAATTGGCATCATGCCAGGCAGAGTAATATTCAACATCTGCTTCCATCTTCCGGCTCCATCCACTTCGGCCGCTTCATACAGCGTTGAATTGATTCCAGTAATCGCGGCGAGCATAACGATCATGTTATAGCCCATTCCTTTCCAGACGTCAGAACCAATGACGATTCCACGAAACCAGCTGTTATTGAGCATGAACATAATCGGCTCCATTCCTAACGACTCAATAACTCCATTCACCGGTCCATTCAGCGAGAACAGTTCGATAATTACGCCGCCTAGAATAGTCCAGGAGAGGAAGAACGGTAGGAATATAGCGGATTGAATAACACGAGAGAACCATTGCTTAGTGATTTCGTTAAGTAACAACGCCAGAATTAAAGGCACGAGCAAGAACAGAACCATTTTACATATGGCAATAATGATGGTGTTCCAAAGTACCTGCGTGAAATCCGGGAGCTCAAACACATATTTGAAGTTGTCCCAGCCGACGAATTCGGATTTAAAGAATCCAGATAAAGGCTCAAAGTTTTGGAAAGCCATAATCAAACCAGCCATAGGTCCGTATGCATATATCAATGTAACGATGACGCCGGGCAGTAACATTAAATGAAGTATAGATTCCTTCTTCAGCGTTTTCACAAATGCGACCTCCATGTTTAATGTAAAACGGGAGGAATTGCCGATTGCTTCAGGCGGATCCTCCCGTTCCAGCATCTCACGATTTATTTCACAGCTTCCTTGCTGTACCAGTCATTTACCTCTTGGGTGATCTGATCTCCACCAAGGGATTTCCAACTAGCGACGAACTTGTCGAATTCATCAAGTGGAGCGCCCATGATGATCTTGGTGAACGACTCCTGCATCAGCTTATCAAGTTGCGGCCCCTTCTCTACCTGTGTAGCCGTAGGCAAAGTATAGAATTCGTTGTTTACATAAGCTCCGCTTTCCTTGATCGTGCGAGTTACTCCCCAGCCGCCGTCTTTAGCCGCACGGCTGTAGTATTGGCCCCAGTTGATACCTTTGCTGGCCTTTTCCGTATTTCCTGCAAGGTAATCCTTCGTTGCGTCGAACACTCTCGCTACACTCGTGTAATTTTCATCATCAATTGTAATCTCTTCTTGATTGGCCTCGAGTGCTTTATTGACTTCCGTGTAGATCGTCTCGATATCAGCAGGGTTATAGATCCGAGGGTTAAACCAGTTATAGACATAACCCTTCTCTGCCCCTTTATCTTCCTTATATTTCTTGTAACCCATTTCAATATAGAAGTTGATCATTTTGATGGCAGCTTCCGGGTTCTTCATGCTCTTATTTACAACGAACAACTTGTTGCTACGGAGCTTAGGCACTAGAGACTTACCCGGTCCGTCCAATCCAGGAATTTGCAAAGCAATCCATTCTGCCTTCGGATCTTTATCCACGTTCAAGTTAAGCGGCCAGTTCGGATACCACCATTCGCCATAAGAAATGCCGACCTTGCCTGCCGTGAGGTCTTCAACTGCTTTGTTCTCATCCTTCAGGGCAAATTCCTTATCAAGGATGCCATTCTTATACCATTCCTGCAATTTGCCAAGTGCCGTCTTCATCTCAGGCTGAATCAGACCTGGGACCAGCTGGTCACCGTCACCTTTGATCCAAGCTGTCTGATTGTCTCCGACCGATGGATAAGCATTATAGCCATTGAAGAAGCCGCGAAGATCAAAGCCCCAGAAGAATAAAGTCTTCTGCAAAGAAATACCATACGTATCGTTCTTACCGTTCTGATCCGGATCGTCATTAACGAAGGCAAGTGCTACCTTGTCCAACTCTTCCATCGTTGTAGGAACCGGAAGTTTAAGATTGTCGAGCCAATCTTTACGAATCCACAGTAGTTGTGTCGACAGGAATGGGTCCTCGAATGCCGGGATAGCTAGCAGCTTGCCGTCAGAAGTGAAGGTACTCATTGCAAAGCCGCCATCGGACTCCATATACTTCTTGAGAGCTGGGGAAGCATAATCATTGTAGGCTTCAGTCAGATCGCCAAGTATACCCTGCTTCTTCAATTTCTCAAAGTCCTTCATATTCAGTTCCATAATGTCGGGCAAATCGCCCGAAGCCATAGCAAGCGAGAATTTCTGTTCGAATTGGCTTTGTGGAACCGTCCATTTGTATTTAATTTCGATGTTCAACATTTCTTTCAGATCTTCGAGATATTTATTCTGTTCCGGCGTAATTCCCTGCGGAGTTCTTGAATCCTCAGGTGGATTATAGCCGAGCACTTCCGTGACGGTTACCATCTCCGGATATTTGCCTAGCGGATCGGGAGGTGTACTGCTGTTGGCATTAGTCTTATTGCCGGCTCCTTGCGAATTAGGAGCTGCCCCATCCTTACTCCCTTGATTTCCACACGCCGTAATTACCAAGAGCATCGACATAACCAGAACAAGCATTTTCCATGGTTTGAAGCTTTTCATTGACTGCCTTCCCCCTTTGTATGCTGCAAAATAACTCTTGCTTACATCTTCATTATGGAACCGAACGTAAGCGCTATCAATTTTGAGTTTTTTACTTTACTTTCACTTTTTTTACTTGTTCCCAGATTGTTGAACTACGCCTGAGTATTGCGGTATTCCTGAGGGGACACCCCCATCTTCTTCTTAAAAAAGGTCGTAAAATAAGAAGGCGAATCGAACCCAACCCGGGCAGCTATCTCATTCAGTTTCAGATTCGTATCCTGCATCAGCCGAATGGATCCTTCCAGCCTCTTCGTCTGGATGTATTCCAGCAAATTATGGCCTGCTACCTGCTTGTAGAAGCGCGATAGGTAAGACGGATTGAAATGAACCTCCTCCGCGATCGCGGTCAAGGATACATCACCGGATAAATGCTCGTTCACATATCGCTGAATTTGATCAATGACGAATAGCTTCATCTCATCCTGCTCCATCCGGCCATATTCGTACATATTCTCCTCATGCGGATGGACTCTGCCCAAATCTACGATGATCATCGTCTGACCTAACGCGGCGCGTGCCTTAAGTAGAGAATGCAATTTCTCATACTGCTGCCCGGCTGTATCCCAGCTTCCTGCCAGATTATCCGATATACCAAAGGAGACCGCTACGCCTAGCAGCTCTTCACACTCATTTTGCACCAGCTCCAATATGCCCTTCATGTACATCGTTATGCTGTTCCAAGAAGTCCCACTGCTGGCGTTCCCCCCACGGAACCGCCCTAGTAGCTCTGCCCCGGGCTGCAGTATCCAGTAGAGGACGTCATCCTGCATGACAGAGCATTCACATTGGAACGAGGTCGGCAAATAGTTCAGGAATGATCTCTGCACGGCTTGTCGTAGTTCGGTGGCTCTGTCCACTTCATTTAAGGTCATTCTTCCAATCAGAAAAAATGCTGGCCGATCGGGAACGATCTGGAAATGCACTTCTTCATAACGAGGCTGGACCAATAATTGAACAAGATCTTCTCCCCCCACCATTTTCCGCAACAGT
The window above is part of the Paenibacillus lutimineralis genome. Proteins encoded here:
- a CDS encoding extracellular solute-binding protein, which gives rise to MKSFKPWKMLVLVMSMLLVITACGNQGSKDGAAPNSQGAGNKTNANSSTPPDPLGKYPEMVTVTEVLGYNPPEDSRTPQGITPEQNKYLEDLKEMLNIEIKYKWTVPQSQFEQKFSLAMASGDLPDIMELNMKDFEKLKKQGILGDLTEAYNDYASPALKKYMESDGGFAMSTFTSDGKLLAIPAFEDPFLSTQLLWIRKDWLDNLKLPVPTTMEELDKVALAFVNDDPDQNGKNDTYGISLQKTLFFWGFDLRGFFNGYNAYPSVGDNQTAWIKGDGDQLVPGLIQPEMKTALGKLQEWYKNGILDKEFALKDENKAVEDLTAGKVGISYGEWWYPNWPLNLNVDKDPKAEWIALQIPGLDGPGKSLVPKLRSNKLFVVNKSMKNPEAAIKMINFYIEMGYKKYKEDKGAEKGYVYNWFNPRIYNPADIETIYTEVNKALEANQEEITIDDENYTSVARVFDATKDYLAGNTEKASKGINWGQYYSRAAKDGGWGVTRTIKESGAYVNNEFYTLPTATQVEKGPQLDKLMQESFTKIIMGAPLDEFDKFVASWKSLGGDQITQEVNDWYSKEAVK
- a CDS encoding ABC transporter permease, coding for MKTLKKESILHLMLLPGVIVTLIYAYGPMAGLIMAFQNFEPLSGFFKSEFVGWDNFKYVFELPDFTQVLWNTIIIAICKMVLFLLVPLILALLLNEITKQWFSRVIQSAIFLPFFLSWTILGGVIIELFSLNGPVNGVIESLGMEPIMFMLNNSWFRGIVIGSDVWKGMGYNMIVMLAAITGINSTLYEAAEVDGAGRWKQMLNITLPGMMPILVLLGVLSLGGILNAGFEQILIMYNPTVYQGGDIIDTFVYRLGMFSMQFGPAAAIGLFKSVVSLIMVSATYYLAYKYNDYRIF
- a CDS encoding response regulator transcription factor, whose amino-acid sequence is MYRLLIVDDEPVIVNGLVLLFQDNTEFELEVCKAYSAKEALEMAKKMKLDILVSDIRMPQMSGLQLVDEINYYWPHCRSILLTGYSEFDYVHEALRKNVDNYILKTEGIELIFEAVQRSIAKLDEENRLRIQEEKARLHSEIAAPLLKQELLRKMVGGEDLVQLLVQPRYEEVHFQIVPDRPAFFLIGRMTLNEVDRATELRQAVQRSFLNYLPTSFQCECSVMQDDVLYWILQPGAELLGRFRGGNASSGTSWNSITMYMKGILELVQNECEELLGVAVSFGISDNLAGSWDTAGQQYEKLHSLLKARAALGQTMIIVDLGRVHPHEENMYEYGRMEQDEMKLFVIDQIQRYVNEHLSGDVSLTAIAEEVHFNPSYLSRFYKQVAGHNLLEYIQTKRLEGSIRLMQDTNLKLNEIAARVGFDSPSYFTTFFKKKMGVSPQEYRNTQA
- a CDS encoding carbohydrate ABC transporter permease, whose amino-acid sequence is MHKSTISRKIFVFGNALLLTIITLLGIIPFIHLAAISLSSNTAAMAGEVSLWPVGFNLDAYRYLGQKVEFFRSLGVSVERVVLGTAINMLLVFITAYPLSKSNDQFKFRTPYVWFFAVTMFFSGGLIPSYIIVKNTGLIDSIWALILPGALSVWNMVLMLNFFRGIPRELDEAATIDGAGQWRVLWRIYLPVSLPSIATIGLFTIVGHWNAWFDGILYLNSPAKYPLQTYLSTLIMAINSQMTSISIEQLKAMENLSEKTLRTAQIFMGALPIMVVYPFLQKYFVKGMTVGSVKE